The nucleotide sequence CGCGACGCCGAGAAGTGGCTCGACCCCTCCTTCGACGCGGTGCTGCACTTCGCGGCCTTCTCGCAGGTCGGCGAGTCGGTGGTGAAGCCCGAGAAGTACTGGGAGAACAACGTCGGCGGGACCATGGCCCTGCTCGCCGCGATGCGCGAGGCGGGGGTCGGCCGGCTCGTCTTCTCCTCCACCGCCGCGACCTACGGCGAGCCGGCGGAGGTCCCGATCCCGGAGTCCGCCCCCACCCGCCCCACCAACCCCTACGGCGCCTCCAAGCTGGCCGTCGACCACATGATCACCAGCGAGGCGCACGCCCACGGCCTGGCCGCCGTCTCCCTGCGCTACTTCAACGTGGCCGGCGCCTACGGCTCCTACGGCGAGCGCCACGACCCCGAGTCCCACCTGATCCCGCTCGTCCTCCAGGTCGCCCAGGGCCGCCGCGACGCCATCTCCGTCTACGGCGACGACTATCCGACCCCCGACGGCACCTGCGTACGCGACTACATCCACGTCGCCGACCTGGCCGACGCCCACCTGCTCGCCCTGACCGCCGCCCGCCCCGCCGAGCACCTGATCTGCAACCTCGGCAACGGCAACGGCTTCTCCGTCCGCGAGGTCGTCGAGACCGCCCGCGAGGTCACCGGCCACCCCATCCCCGAGGTCACCGCCCCCCGCCGGGCCGGCGATCCGGCGGTCCTGGTGGCGTCCGCGGACACCGCACGCGCCACACTGGGGTGGAACCCGTCCCGCGCGGACCTCGCCGGGATCATCGCGGACGCCTGGGAGTTCGCGCGCGACACGCAGAGGGAGCACTAGTGGGGGCACAGCAGGTCCGGGAACGCTTCACCGAGCTGTACGGAGCGGAGCCGGAAGGGGTGTGGGCGGCGCCCGGCCGGGTCAACCTGATCGGCGAACACACCGACTACAACGACGGCTTCGTCATGCCGTTCGCACTGCCGCACCAGGTCACCGCCGCCGTCTCCCGCCGCACCGACGGCCGGCTGCGGCTGCACTCGGCGGACGTCGGGGGCGGTGTCGTCGAACTCGCCCTGGACGGCCTCGCACCCGGCACCGACCAGGACTGGACGGCGTACCCGGCCGGTGTGGTCTGGGCGCTGCGCGAGGCCGGGCACCCGGTGACCGGCGCCGACATCCATCTCGCCTCCACCGTGCCGACCGGCGCGGGCCTGTCGTCCTCGGCCGCGCTGGAGGTCGTCGTCGCGCTCGCGCTGGACGACCTGTTCGGCCTGGACCTGCCGCGCTGGAAGCTGGCCCGGCTGTGCCAGCGCGCGGAGAACGTCTACGTCGGCGCCCCCACCGGCATCATGGACCAGACCGCGTCGGCCTGCTGCGAGGAGGGCCACGCCCTCTTCCTCGACACCCGCGACCTGTCCCAGCGGCAGATCCCCTTCGACCTGGCGGCAGAGGGGCTGCGGCTGCTGGTGGTCGACACCCAGGTCAAGCACGCCCACAGCGGCGGCGAGTACGGCAAGCGCCGGGCCGGCTGCGAGAAGGGCGCCGCCCTGCTCGGCGTCGATGCGCTGCGCGACGTGGCGTACGACGGGCTGGACGCGGCGCTGGAGGAGCTTGGGGATGAGAGTGAGGTGCGCCGGCTGGTGCGGCACATCGTCACCGAGAACCGTCGCGTCGAGCGGGTGGTGGAGTTGCTGACCTCGGGCGACGTCCGTGCCATCGGCCCGGTCCTTACCGCGGGCCACGCCTCGCTGCGCGACGACTTCCGCATCTCCTGCCCGGAGCTGGACCTCGTGGTCGACACCGCGCTGGCCGCGGGCGCGCTCGGTGCCCGGATGACCGGCGGCGGGTTCGGCGGCTCCGCGATCGCGCTGGCCGAGGCGTCCGCGGTGGACACCCTCACCAAGGCGGTCGAGGAGGCGTTCGCGGCGGCCGGGTACACCGCCCCGCGCGTCTTCGAGGCGGTGCCCTCGCCGGGCGCCCGGCGCCTTCGCTGAACCCGCGTCAGCGGAGCCGCTTGGTCAGGGTGAACTCCGTGATCCCCGGCGGATAGTCGGGGATCACGGACACCACGTCGTACCCCTGGGCCCGGTAGAAGCGCGGGGCCTGGAAGTCCCAGGTCTCCACGCGGGCCCGCGCGCAGCCCCGGTCGGCGTGCGCCACCCGCTCCGCCTCCTTCAGCAGCCGGGTCCCGATCCCGGCGCCCCGGTGGCGGTCGTCGACCCACAGATAGGTGACGTGCAGCCAGCCGGCCCAGGTGTGGCCGACCAGCCCACCGGTCAGGCCGCCCGCCGTGTCCAGCGCCCACACGTGCAGCGGCACGTCCCGCTCGCGGGGCGTGCCCCGCATCGCGGCCAGCACCGGGGAGGCCGCCATGTCGGTCTCCCGCAGCCTGGCACGCAGCAGATCTCGTCGGTCCTTGTCCACTTCCGTCTCGATCCGAAACATGCGGCACACCATAAACGCGGTGCCCGGTCAGTTCCGGCAATCGGCTGCCTCCCGGCGGACGGCGCCCGTACGCTGAGGAGCGGTACCGGTGGGGGCCGGTGCCCGATCAGGGGGCGAGACAGGCGGGTACGGCGCCCGCGGCGGGGGTAGCAGTTTCCGCGACGGCGGCGGCCGCGCGGTTCGCCTCGCTGCCGCGGGTGCCGTGCCCGTGAGCCGTCGTCGTTCTCCGGACCTGGGGTGACCCCTGCTCCGTGCGGAGCGTGGGGAAGGGGGTTTCGTGGTTCGCATCCGAGTGCTGGTCGTGGACGACCATCGCATCTTCGCCGAGTCCCTGGCGGCGGCGCTCGCCGCCGAGCCCGATGTGGACGTGTCCGCCGCGGGCAGCGGCCCGGCCGCGCTGCGCTGCATCGAGCGCGCCGCCACCGAGGGCCGCCGCTACGACGTTCTGCTGGTCGACGCCGACCTCGGCCGGGTGCTGCCCGGCGGCCGGGCGGCCGTACCGGTGCAGGCGGGTGACGCGGAGGGGCTGGTCGACGGGATCTCGCTGGTCGCCGGGGTGCGTTCGGCGCAGTCCGGGGTGCGCACGGTGGTCCTCGCGGAGAAGGACGACGCCCACCGGGCCGCCCTCGCGCTCCAGGCCGGCGCCTCGGGCTGGGTCGCCAAGGACTGCTCGCTGTCCCGGCTGCTCACCGTGATCCGGGGGGTGCTGCGGGACGAGACGCATCTGCCGGCCGCGCTGCTCACCGGCGTGCTCAAGGAGCTGACGGCGGCGCGCAAGCACCGCAGCGAGAGCGAGCGGCTGGTGCAGTCGCTGACCCCGCGCGAGCGGGAGGTGCTGCGCTGCATGGTCGCCGGGCTCGGGCGCAAGGCGGTCGCGGAGCGGCTGTTCCTCTCCCCGCACACCGTGCGCACCCATATGCAGAACGTCCTCGGCAAGCTCGGCGTGCACTCCACGCTGGCCGCCGTGGCGCTGGCCCGCCGGGCCGGGGTGGGCCCGGTCGACCTAGCCGGGGACGTTGTCGAACGGGGCGGTCAACTGGCGTAGCAGCCCGGCGAGTTCGCCGCGCTGGGTGCGGGACAGCTCGCCGAGGATGGCCCGCTCCTGGGCCAGCAGGCCCGCCAGTGCCTCGTCGGCGCGGTCCCGGCCGGTGACCGTCAGCCGCACCAGCACGCCGCGCCGGTCACTCGGGTCGGGCAGCCGCTCCACCAGGCCCTTCTTGGCGAGCCGGTCGATCCGGTTGGTCATCGTGCCCGAGGTGACGAGGGTCTGGGTGAGCAGTTGGCCGGGGGAGAGCTGGTACGGGGTGCCGGCGCGGCGCAGCGCGGTCAGCACGTCGAACTCCCAGGGCTCCAACTGGTGCTCGGCGAAGGCGAGCCGGCGCGCGCGGTCCAGGTGCCGGGCCAGCCTGCTCACCCGGCTCAGCACTTCCAGTGGTTCCACGTCGAGGTCCGGGCGCTCCCGGCGCCATGCTGCGACCAGCCGATCGACCTCGTCCTCCATGGAGATCAGTGTAGTGGTTGTGTCGACGTGAAGTCTCTTGAAGCTGAGTATCTTGACATCAAGAGAATTCGTCGGGAGGGTGGCTGCCATGACGACACCCGCCTGGGACCCCGCCCAGTACCTCCGTCACTCCGGCCACCGGCTGCGCCCGTTCACGGACCTGCTGGCCCGCGTCCCCGCCCTGCCCGCCGAGCGGCCCCGGATCGCCGACCTCGGCTGCGGCCCGGGCAACGCCACCGCCCTGCTCGCCGAACGCTGGCCCGCCGCGCGGATCACCGGCTACGACAACTCGCCCGAGATGCTGGAGCGCGCCCGCGCCGGGTATGAAGGGGACCGACTGGACTTCGCCTTCGCCGACGCCCGCACCTGGACGCCCGGGGAACCGCACGACCTGATCCTCACCAACGCCACCCTCCAGTGGGTGCCGGGCCATCTCGACCGGTTCGCGGACTGGACCGCCGCGCTGAAGCCGGGCGGCGCCTTCGCCCTCCAGGTGCCGGACAACACCGACGCCCCGCTGCACGCCCTGATGCGCGAACTGGCCGCCACGCCCCGCTGGGCCTCCCGGCTGGCCGACATCCTGCGCGCCCCCGACTCCGTCCACACCCCCGGCGCCTACCTGGACCGCCTGGCCCGCCTCGGCCTGGCCACCGACGTCTGGCAGACCACGTACCAGCACGTCCTGACCGGCGAGGATCCCGTCCTCGACTGGGTCAAGGGCACCGGCCTCCGCCCCGCCCTGACCGCCCTCGCGGACGACCCCGAGGCCAGGGACGCCTTCGTCACCGAATACCGCGACCTGCTCCGCAAGGCGTACCCGACAACCCCCTACGGCACGGTCCTCCCCTTCCGCCGCCTGTTCGCGGTGGCGGTCAAGGGGGCCTGAGCCGTGCTGCTCGCGATCGACCACGTCCAGCTCGCGGCGCCGCCCGGCACGCAGGACGCGCTGCGCGCCTTCTACGGCGGGGTGCTCGGCATGACCGAGGTGCCCGAGCCGCCGGCCCTGGCCGCGCGCGGCGGCTGCTGGTTCCGGGCGGGCGGGGTCCGGCTCCACCTGGGTGTCGAGACCGGCTTCCGCCCCGCGCGCAAAGCGCACCCCGGACTGCTGGTCACGGACATCGACGCCTGCGCCGCCCGGCTGGCCGCGCACGGCGCGCCGGTTGAATGGGACGGCGGGCTCCCCGGCCACCGCCGCTTCCACTCCGAGGACCCGGTCGGCAACCGCCTGGAGTTCCTGGCGCCGGACGCCTAGTTCTTGCGGTGCCCTATCAGCCGGGGCTTCTGTTCCAGGCCGTCCAGGCCGTGCCAGGCGAGGTTGACCAGGTGGGCGGCCACCTCGGCCTTCTTGGGGCGACGGACGTCCAGCCACCACTGGCCGGTCAGGGCGACCATGCCGACCAGGGCCTGGGCGTAGAGCGGGGCGAGCTTGGAGTCGAAGCCGCGGCTCTTGAACTCGCGGCCCAGGATGTCCTCCACCTGGGTGGCGATGTCGGAGATAAGCGAGGCGAAGGAACCGGTGGACTGCGGGATGGGGGAGTCGCGGACGAGGATGCGGAAACCGTCCGTGTACTCCTCGATGTAGTCCAGCAGTGCGAACGCGGCCTGCTCGCACAGCTCACGGGGATGGCCGGCGGTCAGCGAGCCGGTGACCATGTCCAGCAGGCACCGCATCTCCCGGTCCACCACGACCGCGTACAGCCCCTCCTTGCCGCCGAAGTGCTCGTACACCACCGGCTTGGAGACCCCGGCCTTGGCCGCGATCTCCTCCACCGACGTGCCCTCGAAGCCCTTCGCCGCGAACAGGGTCCGGCCGATCTCCAGCAACTGCTGGCGGCGCTCCGCACCGGTCATACGGGTCCGGCGGGTCCGCCGCGTCTTGTCGTTGCTCGAGGTGCTGCTGGAGTCGGTGGCCACGCCGTCAATCATGCCGCCTTCGCGGCAGCCTTCCCGCGCCGGGAGGAACCGTCGTCGTCGGTGCGGCGCGAATCGATACGCGAGCGTGACGGCCACCGCACGTCATAGGCCCAGCCGAGCTTCTCGAACCAGCGGATGATCCGGGCCGAGGAATCGATCTGCCCGCGCTCCACACCGTGCCGCGCGGAGGTCGGGTCGGCGTGGTGCAGGTTGTGCCAGGACTCGCCGCAGGACAGCACCGCCAGCCACCACACGTTTCCCGAACGGTCGCGGGACCTGAAGGGGCGCTTGCCCACCGC is from Streptomyces seoulensis and encodes:
- a CDS encoding GNAT family N-acetyltransferase, which gives rise to MVCRMFRIETEVDKDRRDLLRARLRETDMAASPVLAAMRGTPRERDVPLHVWALDTAGGLTGGLVGHTWAGWLHVTYLWVDDRHRGAGIGTRLLKEAERVAHADRGCARARVETWDFQAPRFYRAQGYDVVSVIPDYPPGITEFTLTKRLR
- the galE gene encoding UDP-glucose 4-epimerase GalE translates to MKYLVTGGAGYVGSVVAQHLLEAGHEVTVLDNLSTGFREGVPAGAAFVEGDIRDAEKWLDPSFDAVLHFAAFSQVGESVVKPEKYWENNVGGTMALLAAMREAGVGRLVFSSTAATYGEPAEVPIPESAPTRPTNPYGASKLAVDHMITSEAHAHGLAAVSLRYFNVAGAYGSYGERHDPESHLIPLVLQVAQGRRDAISVYGDDYPTPDGTCVRDYIHVADLADAHLLALTAARPAEHLICNLGNGNGFSVREVVETAREVTGHPIPEVTAPRRAGDPAVLVASADTARATLGWNPSRADLAGIIADAWEFARDTQREH
- a CDS encoding TetR/AcrR family transcriptional regulator — protein: MIDGVATDSSSTSSNDKTRRTRRTRMTGAERRQQLLEIGRTLFAAKGFEGTSVEEIAAKAGVSKPVVYEHFGGKEGLYAVVVDREMRCLLDMVTGSLTAGHPRELCEQAAFALLDYIEEYTDGFRILVRDSPIPQSTGSFASLISDIATQVEDILGREFKSRGFDSKLAPLYAQALVGMVALTGQWWLDVRRPKKAEVAAHLVNLAWHGLDGLEQKPRLIGHRKN
- a CDS encoding VOC family protein — its product is MLLAIDHVQLAAPPGTQDALRAFYGGVLGMTEVPEPPALAARGGCWFRAGGVRLHLGVETGFRPARKAHPGLLVTDIDACAARLAAHGAPVEWDGGLPGHRRFHSEDPVGNRLEFLAPDA
- a CDS encoding trans-aconitate 2-methyltransferase, whose protein sequence is MTTPAWDPAQYLRHSGHRLRPFTDLLARVPALPAERPRIADLGCGPGNATALLAERWPAARITGYDNSPEMLERARAGYEGDRLDFAFADARTWTPGEPHDLILTNATLQWVPGHLDRFADWTAALKPGGAFALQVPDNTDAPLHALMRELAATPRWASRLADILRAPDSVHTPGAYLDRLARLGLATDVWQTTYQHVLTGEDPVLDWVKGTGLRPALTALADDPEARDAFVTEYRDLLRKAYPTTPYGTVLPFRRLFAVAVKGA
- the galK gene encoding galactokinase, with protein sequence MGAQQVRERFTELYGAEPEGVWAAPGRVNLIGEHTDYNDGFVMPFALPHQVTAAVSRRTDGRLRLHSADVGGGVVELALDGLAPGTDQDWTAYPAGVVWALREAGHPVTGADIHLASTVPTGAGLSSSAALEVVVALALDDLFGLDLPRWKLARLCQRAENVYVGAPTGIMDQTASACCEEGHALFLDTRDLSQRQIPFDLAAEGLRLLVVDTQVKHAHSGGEYGKRRAGCEKGAALLGVDALRDVAYDGLDAALEELGDESEVRRLVRHIVTENRRVERVVELLTSGDVRAIGPVLTAGHASLRDDFRISCPELDLVVDTALAAGALGARMTGGGFGGSAIALAEASAVDTLTKAVEEAFAAAGYTAPRVFEAVPSPGARRLR
- a CDS encoding LuxR C-terminal-related transcriptional regulator; amino-acid sequence: MVRIRVLVVDDHRIFAESLAAALAAEPDVDVSAAGSGPAALRCIERAATEGRRYDVLLVDADLGRVLPGGRAAVPVQAGDAEGLVDGISLVAGVRSAQSGVRTVVLAEKDDAHRAALALQAGASGWVAKDCSLSRLLTVIRGVLRDETHLPAALLTGVLKELTAARKHRSESERLVQSLTPREREVLRCMVAGLGRKAVAERLFLSPHTVRTHMQNVLGKLGVHSTLAAVALARRAGVGPVDLAGDVVERGGQLA
- a CDS encoding MarR family winged helix-turn-helix transcriptional regulator: MEDEVDRLVAAWRRERPDLDVEPLEVLSRVSRLARHLDRARRLAFAEHQLEPWEFDVLTALRRAGTPYQLSPGQLLTQTLVTSGTMTNRIDRLAKKGLVERLPDPSDRRGVLVRLTVTGRDRADEALAGLLAQERAILGELSRTQRGELAGLLRQLTAPFDNVPG